Within Actinosynnema pretiosum, the genomic segment GAAGGCGTCCGCCGACTGGCGAACGTCATCAAGGACGAGATGGAGCTGCACGAGACGTTCGGGCCCGCCGCGGGTCGCGCCGTCTCCGGTCCGCAGGCCCCCTCGCCCGACACCGCATGATCAGGAGTTGACGTTGTCCAACCGCTGGGTCGCAGTGCTGTCCGGTGGCCTTTCGCACGAGCGGGAGGTGAGCCTGCGATCCGGTCGGAGGCTCTCCGCCGCCCTGCGCTCGGCCGGTCTGGTCGTGGAGGAGTGGGATGCCGACGGGCAGCTCCTCAGCAGGCTGAAGGAGCACCGGCCGGACGCCGTGGTGGTCGCCCTGCACGGCGGCGAGGGCGAGAACGGCTCGGTGCAGACCATCCTGGAGCTGGCGGGGGTGCCGTTCGTCGGCGCCGACTCGCGCGCGTGCCGCCGGGCGTGGGACAAGCCGACCGCGAAGGGCGAGCTGTCCCGCGCCGGGCTGGCCACGCCGGAGTGGGCCGTCCTGCCGCACGCGACGTTCCGCGAGCTGGGCGCGCGGCCCGTGCTCGACTCGATGATCGACCGGCTGGGCCTGCCGCTGATGCTCAAGCCCGCGCAGGGCGGGTCCGCCCTGGGCGCGCAGGTGGTGCGCGACGCCGCGGACCTGCCGTCCGCGATGGTCGGCTGCCTCGCGTATGGGGACACCGTGCTGGCGGAGCGGTTCGTCGAGGGCGTCGAGGTGGCGGTCGCGGTGGTCGACGGCCCGGACGGGCCGCACGCGCTGCCGCCGGTGGAGATCGTGCCGGAGAGCGGGGTGTACGACTACACGTCCCGGTACACCGCCGGACTGACCGACTTCCACGCGCCCGCGCGCCTGGACGAGGTGGCGGCGAAGGCGGTGGGGGAGCTGGCGGTGTCGGCGCACCGGCTCCTCGGGCTGCGGGACGTGTCGCGGACCGACGCGATCGTGGCGCCGGACGGGACCGCGCACTTCCTCGAGGTGAACGTGTCGCCGGGGCTGACCGAGACCTCGACGCTGCCGATGGCGGTGGAGGCGGCGGGCACGTCGCTCGGGGAGATCTACGCGGCGTTGATCGAGCGCGCGGTGTCCCGCTGAGCCCGGTGCGCTGAACTTTTGCCACGAATACGGCCCGTGTCCAACTGGACACGGGCCGTATTCGTCACCGTTACATAAGTCCCTGGGGTCATCCCATGCTGTCGGAACGACCTTGCTGGGCCCCTTCCGGCGACATGAGACCGATGATCCGCTCCAGGTCGTCCACCGAGCCGAACTCGACGACGATCCGGCCCTTCCGCTGACCCAGCTCGACCTTCACGCGCGTGTCGAAGTTGTCCGACAGCCGCTCCGCCAGCTCCTGCAGCCCCGGCGCCTCCACCGGCTTCCGCTTGGCCTGCTTCGCCTTCGCGGGCTCCGCGCCCCTCGCCAGCACGACGGCCTCCTCGGTCGCCCGCACCGACATGCCCTCGGCGACGATCCGGGTCGCCAGGTCCTCCTGCGCGCCGGGGTCGTCCAGTCCGAGCAGCGCCCGCGCGTGACCGGCCGACAGCACGCCCGCCGCCACCCGGCGCTGCACGGGGAGCGGGAGCTTCAGCAGCCGGATCGTGTTGGTGACGACCGGGCGGCTGCGGCCGATCCGCTCCGCCAGCTCCTCGTGGGTGACGTCGAACTCCTGCAGCAGCTGCTGGTACGCCGCCGCCTCTTCGAGCGGGTTCAGCTGCACGCGGTGGATGTTCTCCAGCAGCGCGTCCCGCAGCATCGCGTCGTCGGCGGTCTGGCGGACGATCGCCGGGATCGTCTTCAGGCCGGCGAGCTGGGTGGCGCGCCACCGGCGCTCACCCATGACGAGTTCGTACTGACCCGGCTTGAGCAGTCGCACGACGATCGGCTGCATGAGGCCGAACTCGCGGATCGAGTGCTCCAGCTCGTGCAGCGCGTCCTCGTCGAACACGTGGCGCGGCTGCTTCGGGTTGGTCCGGATCGAGGTGACCGGCAGCTCCTGGTACACCGCGCCCGCCACCTCGACGGGCGGGGGAGCGGCGGCGGGCGGCTCCTCGGCGACCGGTCGCGCAGGGGCGCCGCTGGGGACGCTCCGGAGCGGGGCCGGTGCACCCGGCGGGGGACCGCTCGGGATGAGGGCCGCGAGCCCGCGCCCCAGGCCACCCTTGCGCTGTTCCGTCATGCCAACCCCATCTCCGAGCCGTAGACCGCGATCTCCCGAGCGGCGTCGAGGTAGCTCATCGCGCCTCGTGAGCCCGGATCGTAGGCCAGGATGGTCTGCCCGTAGCCCGGTGCCTCGGACACCTTCACGCTGCGGGGGATCACGGTCTTGAGCACGGTGTCGCCGAAGTGGCCGCGCACCTCGCTGGTCACCTGGTCGGCAAGCTTGGTGCGACCGTCGTACATCGTCAGCAGGATCGTGCTGACGTTCAGGTGCGGGTTGAGGTGCGCCTGCACCAGCTCGATGTTCCGCAGGAGCTGACCGAGCCCCTCCAGCGCGTAGTACTCGCACTGGATCGGGATCAGGACCTCCTGGGCCGCGCACATCGCGTTGACCGTCAGCAGGCCCAGCGACGGCGGGCAGTCGATGAACACGTAGTCGGGCTGGAAGTCGTCCAGCGCCTCCGGGCTCAGCGCCTCCTTGAGGCGGGACTCGCGGGCCACCATCGAGACAAGCTCGATCTCGGCGCCCGCGAGGTCGATCGTGGCGGGCACGCAGTAGAGGTTCGGGGAGGCGGTGCTCTGCTGGGCGGCCTCGGAGATGGAGATCTCGCCGATCAGCACCTCGTACACGGACGGGGTGCCGGAGCGGTGCTCGACGCCGAGCGCCGTGCTCGCGTTGCCCTGGGGGTCGAGGTCGATGACGAGAACCTTGAGCCCGTGGATGGCCAGCGCGGCGGCGAGGTTGACCGTGCTGGTCGTCTTGCCCACGCCGCCCTTCTGGTTCGCCACGGTCAAGACGCGGCGCCGGGTGGGCTTGGGGAGTTGGAGGGAGTCGGGATGCAGGACGCTAGTGGCGCGAGCTGCTTCCTCCGCGATCGGGGTCCACACGGTGCTGTCTCCTACCGGGTCCGCGTTGTCGTCAGGCCGGGACTCCAGCCCGACCCCACCTTCGTTCGGCTCGGTTTCACGTGGAACAGCCGTTTCACGTGAAACAGCGGGCTCCCGGAACTCCGGGACGAGGTGTCCGCCCACCACCTCACCGAGCCTTCCTTACTCTGCGGTCCTTCCGGGCCGCCGGTTCAGCGCGCTCGACGACCACCAGCGTCGTCGGCACGTCGAGCACGTCACCGCCGCAAGAGGCCACGCGCGGCCGGACACCGCCGGCCCGCCGCACCGCCTCCGCGTCGCGGTCGATCTCCTCCTGCGCGCTCTCGCCCTTGAGGGCGACGAGGTGGCCGCCCGGCCGCAGCAGCGGCAGGCACCACCCGGCGAGCCGTTCGAGCGGGGCCACGGCGCGCGCCGTCACGACGTCCCTGTCCGCCAGCCGCTTCCGCACCGGCCCCTCCTCGGCCCGACCGCGCACCACCTCGACCTGCAAGCCGAGCGCGTCGACCACCTCG encodes:
- a CDS encoding D-alanine--D-alanine ligase family protein encodes the protein MSNRWVAVLSGGLSHEREVSLRSGRRLSAALRSAGLVVEEWDADGQLLSRLKEHRPDAVVVALHGGEGENGSVQTILELAGVPFVGADSRACRRAWDKPTAKGELSRAGLATPEWAVLPHATFRELGARPVLDSMIDRLGLPLMLKPAQGGSALGAQVVRDAADLPSAMVGCLAYGDTVLAERFVEGVEVAVAVVDGPDGPHALPPVEIVPESGVYDYTSRYTAGLTDFHAPARLDEVAAKAVGELAVSAHRLLGLRDVSRTDAIVAPDGTAHFLEVNVSPGLTETSTLPMAVEAAGTSLGEIYAALIERAVSR
- a CDS encoding ParB/RepB/Spo0J family partition protein, coding for MTEQRKGGLGRGLAALIPSGPPPGAPAPLRSVPSGAPARPVAEEPPAAAPPPVEVAGAVYQELPVTSIRTNPKQPRHVFDEDALHELEHSIREFGLMQPIVVRLLKPGQYELVMGERRWRATQLAGLKTIPAIVRQTADDAMLRDALLENIHRVQLNPLEEAAAYQQLLQEFDVTHEELAERIGRSRPVVTNTIRLLKLPLPVQRRVAAGVLSAGHARALLGLDDPGAQEDLATRIVAEGMSVRATEEAVVLARGAEPAKAKQAKRKPVEAPGLQELAERLSDNFDTRVKVELGQRKGRIVVEFGSVDDLERIIGLMSPEGAQQGRSDSMG
- a CDS encoding ParA family protein; translated protein: MESRPDDNADPVGDSTVWTPIAEEAARATSVLHPDSLQLPKPTRRRVLTVANQKGGVGKTTSTVNLAAALAIHGLKVLVIDLDPQGNASTALGVEHRSGTPSVYEVLIGEISISEAAQQSTASPNLYCVPATIDLAGAEIELVSMVARESRLKEALSPEALDDFQPDYVFIDCPPSLGLLTVNAMCAAQEVLIPIQCEYYALEGLGQLLRNIELVQAHLNPHLNVSTILLTMYDGRTKLADQVTSEVRGHFGDTVLKTVIPRSVKVSEAPGYGQTILAYDPGSRGAMSYLDAAREIAVYGSEMGLA
- the rsmG gene encoding 16S rRNA (guanine(527)-N(7))-methyltransferase RsmG yields the protein MTGEVDARVERVFGEHSAKAVEFTAMLTEHGVERGLIGPREVDRLWERHVLNSAVVAELLPQGSKVVDVGSGAGLPGIPLAIARPDLELVLLEPMARRVAWLTEVVDALGLQVEVVRGRAEEGPVRKRLADRDVVTARAVAPLERLAGWCLPLLRPGGHLVALKGESAQEEIDRDAEAVRRAGGVRPRVASCGGDVLDVPTTLVVVERAEPAARKDRRVRKAR